One window from the genome of [Clostridium] celerecrescens 18A encodes:
- a CDS encoding phage holin family protein yields MEQITNYVKPELLIVAVVLYFLGQAIKKSQTIKGKYIPLINGAVGIVLCGIYVLGTSSCQTGQEIAMAIFTAITQGVLVAGLSTYVDQIIKQSRKTE; encoded by the coding sequence ATGGAACAGATTACGAATTATGTCAAACCGGAACTGCTCATAGTGGCAGTAGTTCTGTACTTTTTAGGACAGGCAATTAAAAAGAGCCAGACCATCAAGGGTAAGTATATCCCCCTTATCAATGGGGCTGTGGGCATTGTGTTGTGCGGTATATACGTGTTGGGCACAAGTAGCTGCCAGACTGGGCAGGAAATTGCTATGGCGATATTTACGGCCATTACGCAGGGTGTTCTGGTTGCAGGATTGAGTACATATGTAGATCAGATTATTAAGCAGTCTAGAAAAACTGAATAA
- a CDS encoding N-acetylmuramoyl-L-alanine amidase: MQINKLLTPYNYNAGTADRIKYIVIHYVGALGGAEANSKYYASQYIGASAHYYVGFDGEVWQSVEEKNIAWHCGAKSYVHPECRNANSLGIEMCVRNSSGNLADTSRDWYFEDATVQKTIELTKELMAKYNIPADRVIRHHDVTGKICPNPYVWNHTKHTWDGFKAALVAPAEYTLGWNHDTNGWWYANSKTSYYKSCWQIINGHKYYFNPNGYAVTDWQVIDGQDFYFEPRAGHMFECALYLTDEAGAQYIGRF, from the coding sequence ATGCAAATCAATAAATTACTTACACCTTATAATTACAATGCTGGTACCGCGGACCGCATTAAATACATCGTGATCCATTATGTGGGGGCCTTAGGAGGAGCGGAAGCGAACAGTAAATACTATGCTTCCCAATACATTGGGGCCAGCGCTCACTATTATGTCGGGTTTGACGGGGAAGTTTGGCAGTCCGTTGAGGAAAAGAACATTGCATGGCATTGTGGGGCAAAATCGTACGTTCACCCGGAATGTCGGAATGCAAATAGCCTGGGAATTGAAATGTGCGTAAGAAATAGCAGTGGAAATCTGGCAGACACAAGCCGGGATTGGTATTTTGAGGACGCTACAGTACAGAAGACCATAGAGCTGACTAAGGAACTGATGGCGAAATATAACATACCTGCGGACCGAGTGATCCGCCATCATGATGTAACGGGGAAGATTTGTCCAAATCCCTATGTATGGAATCACACCAAGCATACCTGGGACGGCTTTAAGGCTGCTCTTGTAGCTCCTGCCGAATATACGTTAGGTTGGAACCATGATACGAATGGCTGGTGGTACGCAAATTCTAAGACTTCTTATTATAAGTCTTGCTGGCAGATCATCAATGGCCATAAGTACTATTTCAACCCGAATGGATACGCAGTCACTGATTGGCAGGTTATTGATGGACAGGATTTCTATTTTGAACCAAGAGCTGGACATATGTTTGAATGTGCATTGTATTTGACTGATGAGGCCGGTGCGCAGTATATAGGGAGGTTTTAG
- a CDS encoding XkdX family protein, with protein MSKFEKVKGFYEACLWSVGMVWNAVGRWITEKEYLDITGKEFEKEKE; from the coding sequence ATGAGTAAGTTTGAAAAGGTGAAAGGATTTTATGAAGCATGTCTATGGTCCGTTGGAATGGTATGGAATGCCGTAGGACGCTGGATCACTGAAAAAGAATACCTGGATATCACCGGGAAAGAGTTTGAGAAAGAGAAAGAATGA